In a single window of the Aquarana catesbeiana isolate 2022-GZ linkage group LG13, ASM4218655v1, whole genome shotgun sequence genome:
- the CFAP141 gene encoding cilia- and flagella-associated protein 141 — MVTEQWEEVVDQIQSIQRSLSWDWRVGILSIYYIIDPGVEIMITTRTFRETRSTTQRNDLLRIAETESHRERGERYMLEWKEYARGVGAGRMQRNLQAQKRQELRMAGAELLLTRRAALQHLLDSEHRQYQEELQSLGRTFHQQRL, encoded by the exons ATGGtgacagagcagtgggaggaagttGTAGATCAGATACAAAGTATCCAGAGAAGTCTCTCCTGGGATTGGAGGGTTGGGATCCTCTCCATTTATTATATAATAGATCCGGGTGTAGAG ATAATGATCACCACAAGAACCTTCCGAGAGACCCGGAGCACCACCCag AGGAACGATCTTCTCCGCATCGCCGAAACTGAATCTCACCG GGAACGCGGGGAGCGGTATATGTTGGAGTGGAAGGAGTACGCTCGGGGGGTCGGTGCGGGTCGTATGCAGAGGAACCTCCAGGCACAGAAGCGTCAAGAGCTGAGGATGGCGGGGGCGGAGCTCCTCCTG ACCCGCAGGGCGGCACTACAACACCTATTAGATTCGGAGCATCGGCAGTACCAAGAAGAGCTGCAGAGCCTGGGCCGGACTTTTCACCAGCAGAGACTGTGA